The Amaranthus tricolor cultivar Red isolate AtriRed21 chromosome 14, ASM2621246v1, whole genome shotgun sequence DNA window ATGGTTCTTACAGGTGCTGGGATCATGTTAACATCTTGTGTCAGTGGTGCCCAACTCTCGAATTATGCGACTTTCTTAACAGACCCAGCAATGGCCCCGTTAAGTATCGTGATGACTTCGTTGTCTACAGCCTCTGCAACTTTTGTGACACCTCTTCTTTCACTGCTTCTCATTGGAAAGAGATTACCTGTTGATGTTAAAGGAATGATGACTAGTATTATGCAGATTGTAGTAGTACCTATTGCCACTGGATTGCTTCTTAACAGGTGAAGTATCCTTCATTGAATTCGTTTCATGTCTTGCTCTTCCTTTTATTTGTACCATGATAGTTTTGGTGTTTATTTCATGACTCCTACATTGGTGCAGGCTGTTTCCAAAATTCTGCAAGGCAATACGACCCTTTCTACCTCCACTATCAGTTTTTGTAACGTCTCTTTGTGTTGGTGCACCTCTTGCTATTAATATAAAAGCTGTTATGTCCTCTTTTGGAGTGACCATCTTATTCCTTGTAATCATGTTTCACCTATCTGCGTTTATTGCTGGTTACATGATGTCTGGCTTCGTATTTCATGATGCAGTTGATGCGAAAGCTCTCCAAAGAACACTTTCCTTTGAGACTGGTGTTGTATATTCATCTGTTGACTTATTTGGATGTGATACATCTACTAACAATGCTTATAGTTGCTTAACTTTTCCATGTAGGCATGCAAAGCAGTCTTCTTGGACTGGCACTAGCTAATCGGTTTTTTGAGGATCCTGTTGTGGCAGTACCTCCCGCTATTTCTGTAAGTCCTAGCATTCTCCTGCAATATTCGAATTGTTTGTGTTTTTTCCTATAAAATGTAAATTATCTGATTGAAGCTGTCTTGTTTTTAATTAGAATAGACATGTGTAAACGATGGCATTATTGAATTGATCTGTCCTGTTTATCCGCAGTTCTCATCCTCTCTGATTTATTCCCTATACTCCTGTACTGTTTCTTCTCCTTGGTTAATTGGGAACTATTGGGTGTTCAATTGTTTCCCTTGGAGTCTCTGTAGTGCATTGTTGTCCTCATTATGATTTAATCTACTTAATACTGAATATGTGGCCAAGTCAAACCGCATTTCAATTGCTAACAAATGATATCAATTTCTTGAAGATTAAATTCCTTAATTTATCTGGAACTTTTAATAGCTAAAATAGAAGAATAAACGAAGAAAATCATTGTTTCAGTGAGGTTCTGCAACTGTATGTTTGGATTGCACTGCTAGATTTAGCAGAACTTCTTGAGCTATTTCATGCCCAGAATTTCAGTTCCCTAGTTCTATGAAATTATTAGGGAAAGCTGTACTCCTTATTGGTGGGTTAAAAACTACTGTTAATCCCATCACATACAATGTTTTTCCACTCTCTATCCTAGAATTCTTCCTCTCTTCGTATCATAATTTTTAGtcattgttactaacagcaaacaaactgttttaatttttttgtcccTTCCAACACTATGACATTGTCTCCttcttgttcgctgttagtaacaacgaataaagaattttgatttttttgaccagtttctttgttcgttgttagtaacaacgaacataCCTAACCTCAGCTTTGGCATGGAgacacttattttggaaattaaaatttatcgaagcttattttgggtattttgtttaattttaagcttatttatttgattatttcagaAAATCAACTCCTTATCTTTTAAGTTAACTCAAATGTATTGCCAAATACACATGGTTTGAAGGCAGGTTGTATGCAGGAACTGTTGGAATATGTGGCAATGCATAAAACATAATGCATAAGCATTGGGTTATTCTAACTGTCTGACTGTTGCCCTTTTTGTTTTGCAGACAGTTATAATGTCTTTAATGGGGTTCGCTCTTGTTATGTTGTGGGCTAAGAAGAAGGAATAACAGTTTTATGATATTGTTccattatatttttgttgaataaCTCTGCATTTTGTAGCGGCGGACGGAAATGAAGATTGTGGTCACTAAAACAGCAATTACAGTTAAGCTGGAACAAAGGTTTTGTTAACCAGATGTCTGAAATATTGAGCTGGATATACCTTAAGTAGGTTTAGGGAATAGGGAGTGTGATAAGCAAAGTAAAACCACACATCATATATCAATATTAGAGGCGCATGAAGAAAGCAATCAATGGAAACTTAAGAATGAGAATATAACAAAATCCAGAAAAGAGTATTATTGTAACTTTTTCTGCAATTGTTTCTACTTTCATTTTGTTCTCATTTTTTAGTTTCATAATCTTCTCATCTTTACAAATGGTAATCCATTACATTTGGTACCGAGCTTAAACAGTCTCCAATGACCGGTACAGTTCCAAATTTTGAGGACTTGCGGAGATTGGATGTTGACACTTTTGATGAATGTTTCCAAATTGACAAAACCgaacattttttaatattggTTATAAAGTTG harbors:
- the LOC130800513 gene encoding probable sodium/metabolite cotransporter BASS6, chloroplastic isoform X2 translates to MLFNRNPLLFLRYYAPALGFLMFAVGLNSSEKDFLEAFKRPAIICAGYIGQFVVKPLLGLIFGTIAVTVFGLPTPAGAGIMLTSCVSGAQLSNYATFLTDPAMAPLSIVMTSLSTASATFVTPLLSLLLIGKRLPVDVKGMMTSIMQIVVVPIATGLLLNRLFPKFCKAIRPFLPPLSVFVTSLCVGAPLAINIKAVMSSFGVTILFLVIMFHLSAFIAGYMMSGFVFHDAVDAKALQRTLSFETGMQSSLLGLALANRFFEDPVVAVPPAISTVIMSLMGFALVMLWAKKKE
- the LOC130800513 gene encoding probable sodium/metabolite cotransporter BASS6, chloroplastic isoform X1 translates to MASSSNLLHLSIQLHRRHYQSHPSFSSSLPRTSSSSLLPIKCQCSRTVGFPIVKFGSFRNVVVKCVPNDSSDAFQPESIVISEEVEKTEGLYDILSKANSFLPHIVLASTLLALAYPPSFTWFTNRYYAPALGFLMFAVGLNSSEKDFLEAFKRPAIICAGYIGQFVVKPLLGLIFGTIAVTVFGLPTPAGAGIMLTSCVSGAQLSNYATFLTDPAMAPLSIVMTSLSTASATFVTPLLSLLLIGKRLPVDVKGMMTSIMQIVVVPIATGLLLNRLFPKFCKAIRPFLPPLSVFVTSLCVGAPLAINIKAVMSSFGVTILFLVIMFHLSAFIAGYMMSGFVFHDAVDAKALQRTLSFETGMQSSLLGLALANRFFEDPVVAVPPAISTVIMSLMGFALVMLWAKKKE